The following proteins are co-located in the Solanum pennellii chromosome 1, SPENNV200 genome:
- the LOC107008137 gene encoding protein WVD2-like 2, which translates to MGRDVTGLRSDKKPTVKPNGVTHGAVHVAPRIAKERVEAKEFEAEDHTANGTHVEESHEKQDVLSVKSTNCEPDPIEGKITKTEAVKSSDKKLGSPMKPSSDSTAATESPAPPVMNSSGNESENHENTQTVDAGSNCSSKSIDLQSPMTSQKLHQNSPMMTRKLRMQDEDDNWSLASSTAASVRTVRSKVTVPVAPTFKCSERSARRKEYYTKLEEKHKALEAEKQEYAARTKEEEEAAIKQLRKAMSYRANPVPNFYREGPPPKAELKKLPVTRAKSPNLTRRKSCSDAVGASPEEKKASARGRHSIGVYKQGSPTPPTPKSKDRVSGRISNGTPRVKEPTKLVKAKKESPLKEMKETPIKEIKETPIKEIIKETPIAESNGTPMKETDEALVKVTNIASVKEIKEIPVLETKEASDTMAEQVSEETAAQS; encoded by the exons ATGGGGAGAGACGTTACAGGTTTACGTTCTGATAAGAAACCTACTGTTAAGCCAAATGGTGTCACCCATGGTGCAGTCCATGTTGCCCCCAGAATTGCCAAGGAAAGGGTTGAAGCAAAGGAGTTTGAGGCAGAGGATCACACTGCAAATGGCACACATGTGGAGGAATCCCATGAGAAGCAGGATGTACTATCTGTGAAAAGCACCAACTGTGAACCTGACCCGATTGAGGGAAAAATTACGAAGACTGAGGCTGTGAAGTCCAGTGACAAGAAGTTGGGCTCACCAATGAAACCTTCATCTGATTCTACTGCAGCAACTGAAAGTCCAGCCCCCCCAGTTATGAATTCATCAGGGAATGAAtctgaaaatcatgaaaacactCAGACTGTTGATGCTGGCTCGAATTGTTCATCAAAGTCCATCGATCTGCAGTCTCCTATGACTTCACAAAAATTGCAT CAAAATTCTCCCATGATGACAAGGAAGTTGCGGATGCAGGATGAAGATGATAATTGGTCTTTGGCTTCCTC AACTGCAGCTTCTGTGCGGACAGTTAGGTCCAAGGTTACTGTTCCTGTAGCTCCAACATTTAAATGTTCTGAACGCTCAGCGAGACGTAAAGAG TATTACACAAAGCTAGAGGAAAAGCACAAAGCTCTGGAGGCGGAGAAACAAGAATATGCAGCCAGAACAAAG GAAGAGGAAGAGGCAGCAATTAAACAGCTTAGAAAGGCCATGTCCTACAGAGCAAATCCAGTTCCTAATTTTTACCGTGAAGGGCCACCTCCAAAGGCTGAACTTAAGAAG CTGCCAGTCACTCGTGCGAAATCACCAAATCTAACCCGTAGAAAGAGCTGTAGTGACGCAGTCGGAGCATCTCCTGAAGAAAAGAAAGCTTCTGCAAGGGGTCGTCACAGCATTGGTGTTTACAAACAAGGCAGTCCTACCCCACCCACCCCCAAAAGCAAAGATCGTGTGAGTGGTCGAATCAGTAATGGAACTCCTAGAGTCAAAGAACCTACAAAGTTGGTGAAAGCAAAAAAGGAATCCCCTTTGAAGGAGATGAAGGAAACACCAATTAAGGAGATAAAGGAAACTCCAATTAAGGAGATAATAAAGGAAACTCCAATAGCAGAGTCAAATGGAACTCCAATGAAAGAGACAGATGAAGCTCTGGTTAAGGTGACAAACATAGCTTCTGTCAAGGAGATAAAGGAAATTCCCGTCTTAGAGACGAAGGAGGCTTCTGATACAATGGCAGAGCAAGTGTCTGAAGAAACTGCTGCTCAATCATGA